The window AGATACTCCATCCAGAATGTATTACGGCCAGATAATTACATAGAGCTAAGACAAGTAATGGACTTCTatagtatatgccttcaaatctgGCTTTCTTTTGATGTCCAAAGTCCAAACTTAATTCCTAACCCAACCTTTCCATAATGAGGGCAAAGAAGGTAAAGTATGAGGATATGGCAGCCCATGAGAAATCACTATGCTAGCCAAAGTGTCTAATCATACTGCATCATGTTGTGTAATCATGCTGATGCATAATTCGTTATCCGTAAATCATCTTTCAATTACATAGGAAATAAGAAATCAAGGTTGTCTTTTCAAACATCTTTCCAAGAGCTTATTCAGATACCAGACCTGATTACATATCTAAGAAATAATATTGTGACTATCCTCCCTTGATATTATCAATTCAGTAACCATCCAAAATAACTTGAGCAAAGATGATCAAGTAGATATCCAATATCCATAACAGATTTAAGCAATCAATCAAATTTTCCTCTTGAACTCAGTAATATCTTtgaattcttatatttttttcttgcaaTGGTGTCATGTGGATAAATGATAGCCCTCTAAGCTTACTTTTGTCCAATCAATtaatttaagtagcaagttttgacCACTTATCCATCAAAGCATTGAAAATAAAATGAGCATGTAAGCTACAAGCAATATTCATATTTTAGCATTAACAAATAAGGTAGCATATAAACTTCTAGCAAATCCAGATTTTCACCAACGACTAGTATAATAACACAAACTCTAGTAAAATGAACATGTAGGCTACAAGTGATATTCATATTTTAGCAAGAACATATAAGGTAGCATATAAACTTCTAGTAAATCCAGATTTTCACCAAGAACTAGTATAATTACATAAAGTCTAGTACACGATACCTTTAAAAGAAAAATACTTGGAAGTGACTAGCCACTACATACACTACTGTTCTTCCTTTACACTCCAAAAAGAAAAAATTGGAGAAAAGATCCACTCAGTAGAAAATAGAGCAAAGGAATCCACAATTTTTCATCTTACTCTAAAGTATTTAAGTTAAAGATTATTTTGTACAGGAACACCACTATTTTTCAGCAgaccatttattttgagcatgtaTACTTATTGTCTAAATGTGAGAGCAACTTGAACAGACTTTGACTCATTATATAAAACATGGTAACATCATAACTTATCCTTACTAATGTGGAAAATTTTAACCAAAAACTCAATGTCTTTTACGCACATCATACAGAATATACTTCTTGTTCAAAACTTCATATCCTGTAGTTCATATCTACATCCCTAAAAGCACAGCTAGCCTCCAAATTCCAAACCCTACACTTAATAATCAAATATGACAGGAAACTTTTCCACCTTAACCCACCTCAATCTTGTCATCATGTTCAGAACTTTGCTACCTGCTAACCTTCCATAACTTACCAACATATACAGGAAGTTACCAACATAACCTTCCATACGTTACCAACATAACCCATCTCAAGCTTCAGATGCTTAATATGAAGACAACAGCTAACAAGCAACACCGCAGCCTCACTAGATAGAAAGTAAATACCTAATAAGTTGGACACAAGTACTATTATAGAACCACAAGCAGAATGACAATCAAAATGAGCAATCCAGTTTTTGAACTGAGGTTATGAGCCATAAACAACTGCAGAATATTGAGATGGTGTAATTACTCTGGTGCATGATAACCAAAAGTTCCCAAGACTCTTGTGGAATGAAGACGAGCAGCCATATCAGGAGCTTGATTTGAAAGGTTAAAATCTGCAATTTTTGCTGTAAAGTCCTCGAACAGAAGGACATTACTTGATCTGATATCACGATGTATTACAGAAGGCTGAACCTTCTCATGAAGAAATTCTAGCCCCTTTGCAGCATCAACAGCAATTCTCACTCGCTGCGTCCAGTCCAATACTGGACCAGGTTGTGCACCTTGGACTCCTTTTCTGCCTGCAGTTATATAATAAATTGGATTCTGGGACTGTCATATACAAGAACTAGCCAGATAATGTAAAGAAGCCAACAAAAATGAATTAAGAAATGTTGACAAAGCGACCGACAAATTGCATACCATGCAAAACATCATGCAAAGAGCCCATGGTTGCAAATTCATAGGCCATCATACGCATATTTCCTTCCACACAATACCCCAGCATTTCAACAAAGTTTGCATGCTTTAATCTTGATACAGTGGCAACCTAAATAAGAAAACAGATATGCAGTTATTTATCTGACTGATCATTGGTACTAAACAGATGCCTAAAATCAACCTTACAAGTCCAGCTTTTCTAAAGGTGTGAGTCAGAAAGAGATCCACTAGGTGAATGAATAAAAACCTGAGTCAGAAATTCCTCAGAGTTTTCTTCTGATGAAGCATCAAGTTTCTTTACAGCAACCTGCTTCCCATTGTCTAGAACTGCAAAATACACCCTCCCATATGATCCTTCACCAATTAGAGACTTTGAACCAAAATTATCAGTCTTCTCTTTCAGTTCCTCTAACGATAATGCAGGCACCTCAATAGGAGGGGGTGTTTTTGGGGGTTCACTTTTGGGAGCAGTGGAATACTTTGAACCTCTGTGTGGTCCTGGAATGATTAAAAGGGAACCTCAGATAATAAAAAAGTAGAAGCAGCATGGTAAACAGTATCAAAGCTCTAGTCCAAGTTTATGACAACACCAGATTCACAGAGTGTACTGCAATCCTGCATTTGACTTAATTTAGAAtcaaaaccaaaaagaaaaagataagtcAAAAAAGAAATGAGAGATAAACAAAGAACACCATAGATGGAAGGCTATAAAATTGGTTATCtaaactattttttttaaaaaaagggtgatcattaaaatcaaaatttgtGTCCCAGATGCCCCAAGAAGTGATTGCAAATACAAGATCAGCAGTTCTAAAATATATACCATAGCATGAAGCCAGAAGGAACATCAGTAACTCATTATCAACAAAGGCCCTACAAGCATAATGTCAATCACAATATTCTTATTAAACCCAAAATTCTTTTGCAAGCATGGTCTTGAATGTTGGCCAGAACCAATCAGGATTCACTTAAGCCGTCACCTATTTGGCAGAAAAATCAGATGTTATCACTATGTAATTCACCTTGGGAAGAAATCCATCTGTGGCAGAAACAAGATGGTACACCTAACTTGTAGCAACTTATATAATGattcaaagataaatcttcaacTAATTAAAAAACAAGAAGCCTCACAGCTATGCAAATACAAAATTGAGTCTAAACAATATCATGAATTGAATACAAGCTAGTCAATTGAGCTCAGGACCAGCTCACTAGAGAGAATAAGTCTAAGTTATCTGGGTTTTGGAGTGTCAGTAGGCTGCTCTTTTGGTGATATTGTATGTCTTAGACTATCTATTTATGCACATAATAGATAGAACTTCCTTTCCTATAGCAAGAGTTCCATAAGATTTAAAACCTCATATTATAAAAGGTTAAGTAAATGGATTTGTTGCATACCAAAAGATGGGAGACACGTGTTCCTATTTCCTTATTAGACTTGAGAGTTCAAGTTAGACAAGAAAAAGTAACTACTCACTGCAGTTTCTAGGATAGCGAGTAGGTCAGAAAGAAAGAGACTTGCATATAAGTTCTCTTCTTCAGAAAAGAGAAGATGAAAGCCATCTCCTTATTCTAATGTACAAAAATTTATTGTTTTATGTTGCAGAAGCAAATTTTCTATTGCTTACTGACTAAAACTGATGTGAACAGCATGAGTAATTTCTCTGTTTCATCCTCTAAAATTAAATGGCTTCTGTTACAGTAAAAACTGAATGCTTTACTACGTCATCCTGATACATATATCACATACAGAGGAATGAAGATTCAAGCCAAAAAAGGATCCCAAAAGGAACAGAAACCTCCAACTTGCTACTTAAACAAATCGACACAATCTACACATAGGAATATGTAATTATAATGAGGCATACGATACTATGAAAAACAATAATGGTCTTTAAATGGTGGTGCAAACAACATACCATCTGTATTATTTGTTGGGCTCTTCCGATATTCATTCTCACTGACATGATAAGGCTCATCCACCTGATGATAACAGCACAGCCAGCGCCGCATTTTACCCATCTTCTCTGCCTCTTCTATGTAGTGTATGTACCTTGATGTAAATAACAGACAATCAAGTAATGATAGTGGTAATACGTATTATATAAGTGATCATGCATATGATGACAATAAGAATTTCATCTGATCATGCATAtgctgacaataagaaatgcaaccaGCACTTATGGTACAAAAGAACCAATAATAGCATGAGGTAATCCAGCATTCAAATAATATCAGTGAAACtgatgcattaacatgtcatatCACAAACAAGAATACAACAAATTACATGCGTGTATATATACCCACACGCCAAAAAGCGACCGAATTCTTttcgaaaagaaaagaaaggatgttGCATAAGAAAAATTAACTCTGAAAATCGTGACGTGAATAGCAAGGAGAGGATATTgcataagaaaaacaaaattgcCTCATTTTTCACTCTACCAATCGTGACATATGCATCCATCCAACAACAGAGTCACAACAACTGACGCAACGCCGGATGGAAAACAAGGAGAGAGAGACTCAAATCAATATGAAATCGAAAGAAGAATGACGATCCCCACTAACTTTCAGAAACCATACCGCAAACGAGAGTAAACCGCAAAAGGTATCAACTTTCGGAAAAATTCGGGACCTTGACAAGGAGGAGGACCGAAACGAAACGTCAGCACAAAATCGACCCGGCCGGTCACGTGTTCGACAACGAAACGTAAAAAGAATTTAGTACAAAATCCGGTCAAATACGGGGGACCGGCCCATGCCGGGATCGTCGCGACCTGACGCATTGAACTGatgggtggagagagagagagtggatctTACCTGGAATCGAGAAAGCTCGGGAAAGGAAGTCCGTCTCCGTCCCAAGGGATAGGGTTTCTCGGGGGTGGGGGAAGGAGACGGGGACGAGGAGGAGAAAAGAGGGGAGGAGAGAGGAAGGGAGGAGCGGAAGCGCCGAATGATACCGCGTCGGAAGCCTGGGGAGCTCCCTCTTCTTAACCTCTCTTTTCCCCCTCTCCTTTCTCCTTTCTCCTCCCTTTCTGCTTTTACCCCAGCCCGGTGAGGATCGGTCCATATTTAGAGCGGACGGTTGCGCCGTTTCGATGGAGATGGGGCTCGTAGAACTGACGGTCGAGATGTGAAGCTGGTGGGCTCCATTTAAAGACTTACCATCGGAGACGGTCTCTCTCTTCTCATTAAATCGGACGGTCAGTTCGTTTGCGACGGAGTTGGAGCCCACAATGACGTGACGGCCCAGATTCGAAACTGGAGTGCTCTCGGTAATCCAAAAAAAATACGACACGCTTATAACGGACGGTTGCGCTATTACAGCGGAGGACGGGCCCCACGAGAACCGACGGCTGAGATGCGAAATTGGAGAAATCCGTTCAGAAAGTAATGCGAGAGCGTTTCCTTCTCGATTCCGAGGAGCGCCGTTTCGACCGAAAAGTGGACCCCACGGGAACCGACGGCCCAGATTGAAAATTGGGGGTTGCAATCTCAGATGCCGTACAGGAGATggtttctctttttattttatgtattttatattAGATTGTTCGTTTCTTGGGTCATTTAttagttgttttttctttttggtttaatATATTTGCTTCCTATCAATCCTTTCTCATTATTTTTGCTGTCTTACATTTCCATTACCATTGTTTATTTTCTTTCGTTAATACAATTcactattggatcctatgaatacaTACGAACGATTTGATTATCCATTATTCACAGTCCGTTGATATCTCACTAGCATAATATTGTTTACTGGTAAGATATTATAGCTGGTCTAATCTTATTATAAATCTTCAAATGAAAATGAGAGAATAATTTCTTGGATTTCTTATAAGgagtttaaaaattaattaaaaattttttagATCCCTTCGATATTTGTATTTTTCTTTGTAccttttttatcatattttttatattataacaaGAATAATAACAAAAACTTAATTTCTAATTATTTGAGATTAATTACATGGATCTTTTTTATATCTATAAAAAGATATATACTTaatcataatatttattttttataataatttttatgtaaaataaattttaaaacaattatattggattataaataatataagatgGGAGAAATTGAAACTATAACACTCCATTtagttaataaaattaaaattaacttatgAGAGtaaattaagattaatttataaggGTTTAAATTAACACTATAATTCCCtcctatagaaaaaaaaaaggcctGCAAACAATTTTTCTATTAGGGGGCAAAGATACACATAAACACATTATAAAAGTTAAGAAACTAGAAATTTTTTTGTACTTAATTTAGGTTGTCTAGTCAGAACATCTCCATGATaacaatgataatgataatacttgATTTCCAAAATATATTTCCTAATTTTGTTTGGCTCTGATAGTTCATCCTTCTAACCCACCCCAAAATATTTCACCTAGATTATAATAATTAAGCaggtttttctatccaaattattTTGGAAACCTTATATAAATGTGTGTATAAACCTATGACCGCGTTAGAAGAGATTGAAATAAACCTAAaactaatttaataaatattataagcatacatttaaataattttaatttaattaatgatATAAATTTTAGAGAGTCTGACAAAAGATCCACATAGCTGCCTataaataattttgatattatatatacTCATAATATCCACGAGCAATTTAATTTATCTATTGAATAATTTTGATTAGCTTAGGTTAGTCTCGATGTATCCTAACTTATGTGATAATATCTACTCAAGACAAAGAATTGAAGATTAAAAATATTGACTTCAATTTTAAGAACCGTGTCTACAAAAGTAAAAGAGTATTAATCaagaatattaatattattttttgaattaagtcaaaaatataatattcttcAACGCATTGTACATTTTTTATAATACAATTGTAATTTTCTTAGTTCTACAATTTTTTTcccttaaaattatataaaagggCTTAAATATTATAATGCATGATAAGAAAATAAATCCACTCCCACATAATATGTGAATAATGGAAGATCCCAATTATTTTTCTTCTAATGATATAATTTCATCATCTATGAAAATGCTTCATGAAGAAAAAATTTCATCGCTCATACTGTACCTACGGTTTGAGATGACTTATTATATGAAGGGTGATCGAATAAAGGCTCTCATCAAATCTATTAATAATTCTTGTCATACATAATCTGATATATCACTACCATACCAATTAAATATCGAACcaatatttaaatccttgaacCTATAGAACCCTACAAGCAACTTGACTACTATACTAAAAAGAATTTCATTCACCATGTGCAGCAAAACAAACTTGCATAGATCGATGTAGACAGATTCCACAAGACAAGAAAGAAGATTACATATCAGAACAAATTTCATCCATGACACTCATTTGAATAATGGAAGATCGTTCTTCTTCAGAACTTGCCACTAAAGTGATCGGCTCTTTTGGTGAAGTTAGTTGCGGATCTTCATTAGTTAGCATCATCACAACCTCTGCCATTGTCGGTCTGTCTTCGCTGTTTTCTTGCACGCACAAAAGACCTACTCGGATGCATTCCAAAATCTCCAATGTAGGCGTCCAAGAATCGAGCGCTTCATCGAGTATCTCTAGAGTCCTGTCTTCCTTCCATAACTTGAATGCCTGCACAGTCATGCATGTTGAGATCAGTTATCATACCGGAAGCAACAACCCGAAACTAGGGAGTTCCAAGGCAATCGTTACAAGACTTACATGTCCTAGAAGGTTTAGCCGCGAATCTGCCACATTAAGCACTCTATTTCGCTTACCACTTAGGATTTCTAACACTATTACACCAAAGCTGAAAacatcagatttgaaagaaaagactcCTTCCGTTATGTACTCGGGCGCCATGTATCCACTGCATGTGATATCTAAGAAATTAGCATACTGTATGATGGCAATACATTGGCATTTGTTGGTTTATTTCAATCGGTGGTGAAACTTACAGTGTTCCGACTGGTCTTGTAGTATTATTCTCTTCAATGTCATCTCCTTCAAAAATTCTTGCTATCCCGAAGTCAGATATTTTTGGATTCATGTCCTTGTCAAGAAGGATGTTGCTTGGTTTAAGATCTCGATGAACAACCCTCAAGTAAGAGTCATGATGCAGGTATAGAAGTCCTCGAGCAATCCCAATAATAATGTGAAGACGCTTTTTCCAGTCCAGCAGTACACTCTTTGTTTTATCTGAATCAATCCTTCAAAATTATGTTAAATAATCAGAGTAATAGGAAACTCAATTGGAATTTGTTGACCATGTACATAAGAGAATTGATAAATACATTCCACCTTTCAAGAAAATAATAGTGACTGCCAGAATTATAAGATAAAACTGCAATCATGATATTGTTGACTTCATGTTTTTAATCACAGTTTTAAAAGCCTATAAATGTCCAAAACTTCAATGGGTCCCTTTTCCGTTCAATTTTAACTACAGCTGTAGTGCTAGGCCCTTTATCACATAATCTCACACTTTTCCTAGTAGTTCCCATATATTCAAAATTAGTAAAAATGATATCACATTTGATGGAAATCGAGCCACATTCCAAATCTATATTGTGTGTGAAAAGAAGAAATGCCAAATTAACTTGGATTGGAGTTCAATTAAACATGTAATCATTCTAGTCCACCTTGTTTTTAGAATAATCCTAGTACTCTAAATTGAGCTTTTGTAAGTATCATAAGTTGCCACATGATAATCTACTTTATTTTCATTGTTCAAGCCTTcaaggagaaagaaaaggaagccaAAATCTAATTACAAATTCAAATTTACAAAGCTTGATTAAGGATCTCATCCCTATAACAAAGTTCAAAGCTAATTACAAAATCTACATATATGAAAAGTTATCTCAGTGACATTGGGATTCAGGGGATGTAATTGTTGATTGCAATTTTCTTTAATTATAATCTTGTAAATTTCTTTTTCTACTTGTACATATGGGTATAAGAAAAGGGGAAAGCAATTATAGCTAGGAAGACTAGTGAATGAATGAAATCGTTTTTTCCCACAACACTGTGAGTGATATGATGCCACAATCTTCTTCTTGAGATGAGTTTGAGGGATTCAGAGGcaatctgaaacatctatttaagctCTATCTTCTCCTCACTTTCCCAATTATCCTACCTCTTATATCCTACCATTACATATGCACTAAAGCCCTAAGACCCTACTATTGGATACTTTCCCTTGCCCTTACACACCAAAACCCCATATGCATTGAGAAATTGGAACCACTGGAGTTGGCCAAGCTTTGGAAACATGTGGTTCAACCACATGATGGAATAAAGATATTCAAGAAGGGTGGCATCTATGTCTTTCTCTGTCATCATGACCAATATGTGTCTGAACTTTTGCTACTTGTGTTTTCATTATTGTGAATTGTTTCTTCTATGAATTGAGCACGTTTGATCGTATCCTCCTCTTTGTTTTATcctctttttattcttttcttttaccaATCCTATTCTCAATCTCCTTAAGCTTCAGCAACCTTTGGGTTTTCCTACGTCAACATGCATGCTTTGTAAATTCTTTTGTTGTAAAACTAGAAGCAGATATAAACAAGTGTAAAATCCAAATAATATTATTACAAATCTTACAGGAACTTTTCATCTAAATTAGTCAAATTAAGGACATGTATATATTCCAGACTGAATAATCAATTAAATTGCAGAAACTTTTGTAGAGATAAGGTTTGATTGACATGCCTAGGCCCAGCATCATGCACAGAGCTCATCTTTTTTTGCAATTATATTACAAACGTTTATACATTTTATACACATTTAAAGACATGATGTCAGTTTGATAAATGTTTACAAGAGTTGTGAAGTTGGATACCTTAGGGACATTACATTGTGAAATTCTGTAGCAGCTAATAAAAAATTGTCATCTACTATGGTGGATGTTTTAGTAATTCTACAGCTTTTGCTACCTTAGGTGCCTAtggttcataaatataaaaacttTGGAAAAGGAACTTCTGCATCATTTATAATActatagaaaattattgaaatcAATTTCTCAAACTAATTTGATCTAGCAGtgaaatattgaatgaaaaagatcaaGTAATGATAAAAATCTAAAAAACCATTCATGTCCAAATAAGAAAACAGGTCATTGAGTTCATCTATTATCCGACAAACTAGGCCATACTAATTCCTAAGGTACTGGAGTAAGACTGACCATATATGAAGGCATCCAAACTCTTGTTTTCCATGTACTCCAAGATCAGAATGCGCTCATCTCCTTCGATGCAACAACCAAGTAGGCGAACAAGATTCCTATGCTGCAAGTTAGCAATTAGTAAAAGCTCATTTCGGAACTCATCAGGACCTTGTGACGAGCACTTTGACAACATTTTGACAGCGATGTATTTTCCATCTCGCAACCCGCCCTGTCAGTTGTTGTATTTAAGTCTTGTTTTGTTCATGTAGCATCAAGAAGAATTTTGTAAGACTGAGATTGATACCTTGTAAACAATGCCAAATCCACCTTCTCCGAGTTTGTTACCAACTGAGAAGTTATTAGTTGCAGCCTTTATGGTAGACAAATCAAATGAAGACAATACCCCCATCATATTCATTGGACCTTGAAAAATTTTTTAAAGATCAATAAACTCTGAAGTTTTCTTTAGCTATACTTGCATCTCATTCCTGACAAGCTTACTCAAAAAAATTCAACCTTCTGATATCTTAGTCTTGTTAAAGAGAAGAAAATTGGGCAAGAATAGCATTCTGAATTCTAAATTTACTGACACAAAAGTTTCATATTAAGAAACAGAACAGTGTTCTGGCGTAATCCAAATTACAATCCTTTTTCAGATCAAGTATTGTTTCTGTTAAATATGTGTGCTCATTAAATAATGACTGCCTACCAGCTCTCTGATCTGCATGTTTTGCAGGAATGCCAGTCCAGTAATCAAGTCCTTTTGTAGTCTGTGGCTGCTTTGACTTGATCATAATGGTGTCTGTTGCATTATCATCGATTATCAGAGATTGTTGCAGGCAAGTAAATGATTTAAAATTCTAAATTAGCAATGAATTGATGTGATATGTGACTAACAGGAATTGGTAATAATCGCTACAAAGCCGCTTAAAGGATCATTATGGATATCATGCTCATAATTGACAATGGACCACGAACTAACATAACCGTGAAGAACATCAAATTAACCTCATATATGTATTTTCTAAATATATGTGAAAACATTGACAAAATGGGAAATCATTAACACAATCAATGAAATATCTAACGGAAGTATCAAATAATACTCACATTAAAAGTCAACGAGTGGCTCACAAAGAACTGATCCAAGACAAACATTGTATATGAAAGTAAATCAATCTAGATAAAAGATCATTTTAGGAAAATAATGGAACCATCTGTCCAGTCCTTTCTCATTTCCTTTGTCGGTTCCATGAAAGAAGAGTTGTTTGATAACCAATGCTGTTAAAGCTATTGAAAACTTGAAGCAATTACAGCAACATAAAGGTATATGATTCACTTCCATATCTGCAAGATAGTAAATGTAGGGGTTTTAATAATTAGGTTTCATGATACTTGTTGGACAAGCTCTTCGGttacaagcaaaaacatataTTTATCTCTGATTGTGCTTCATGTTAGCCTCTCATTGTAGCTATGTCTTAAAACTTTTGGCATCTTTCTACAGGGCACAGCACATGTAAACCTTATCATCAACAAATAATTTTGTATCCATCTATAAGTCCCTCTGGCCATATCGTTTATGTTACTTTTGGCGTCATCATAAACGAGCACACTTTACCAATGACTCTACCAATCCGAAAAATGTCAGAGGGCAACAGAAATAGCTTACCATAGCTCACTCAGAAAGATCCAAAGATATTAACTTGTACAATGAGGCCATAATACTGCTACTCATAGTCTTAAAAGTACATCTATACTGCTTCAGAGATATATAGCTGTTGGAAGTTGAATCT of the Musa acuminata AAA Group cultivar baxijiao chromosome BXJ3-2, Cavendish_Baxijiao_AAA, whole genome shotgun sequence genome contains:
- the LOC135630777 gene encoding PTI1-like tyrosine-protein kinase 3 → MGKMRRWLCCYHQVDEPYHVSENEYRKSPTNNTDGPHRGSKYSTAPKSEPPKTPPPIEVPALSLEELKEKTDNFGSKSLIGEGSYGRVYFAVLDNGKQVAVKKLDASSEENSEEFLTQVATVSRLKHANFVEMLGYCVEGNMRMMAYEFATMGSLHDVLHGRKGVQGAQPGPVLDWTQRVRIAVDAAKGLEFLHEKVQPSVIHRDIRSSNVLLFEDFTAKIADFNLSNQAPDMAARLHSTRVLGTFGYHAPEYAMTGQLTQKSDVYSFGVVLLELLTGRKPVDHTMPRGQQSLVTWATPRLSEDKVKQCIDPRLKGDYPPKGVAKLAAVAALCVQYEAEFRPNMSIVVKALSPLLMNKQAPAPPPVAAPSQSPPDP